One genomic segment of Nitrosopumilus sp. includes these proteins:
- a CDS encoding HD domain-containing protein, producing the protein MKVLDSLREEVKKRMQNDSAHDFDHIMRVYKNAQKICKKEKANEKLVLSAVLLHDIISYPKSHKRSKNSSIESAKESQKILKKYDFTQNEISIISDAIRDHSFSQNKTPKTLEGKILQDADRLDALGAIGIARVFATGGSLGRPFYNPRDPFCNKRNPDDKVWTVDHFFQKLLKLELLMNTKFGKIEAKKRTRILKEYLKQLKQEL; encoded by the coding sequence ATGAAAGTTCTTGATTCCTTGAGAGAAGAAGTAAAGAAAAGAATGCAAAATGACTCTGCACATGATTTTGACCATATAATGAGAGTGTATAAAAATGCTCAAAAAATTTGCAAAAAAGAAAAGGCAAATGAAAAACTAGTTCTTAGTGCCGTATTACTACACGACATTATATCATACCCAAAATCCCATAAGCGCTCAAAAAATTCTTCTATTGAGAGCGCAAAAGAGTCTCAAAAAATTCTTAAAAAATATGATTTTACCCAAAATGAAATTAGCATTATTTCAGATGCTATTCGTGATCATAGTTTTTCGCAAAACAAAACTCCTAAAACTCTAGAAGGAAAAATTCTTCAAGATGCTGACCGACTAGATGCACTAGGTGCAATTGGCATTGCAAGAGTATTTGCTACTGGTGGCTCTTTAGGGAGGCCTTTTTACAATCCACGTGATCCTTTTTGCAATAAAAGAAATCCCGATGATAAAGTGTGGACTGTTGATCATTTTTTCCAGAAATTACTCAAACTAGAATTATTGATGAATACAAAATTTGGAAAAATTGAAGCAAAAAAGAGAACTAGGATTTTAAAAGAATATCTTAAACAACTAAAACAGGAACTCTAA
- the hemB gene encoding porphobilinogen synthase produces the protein MSFPTKRLRRLRISNKMRELVQQTTLSPKDFICPVFVQEDLKTRVKVESMSEIERLPLDDINDEVGTISDLGIPAIMLFGIPSQKDEAGSSAFDDNGIVQKAISQIRKNFGDKIVIMADVCLCQFTSTGHCGIIQGDKIDNDTSLETLSKIAVSQAKAGVDTVSPSAMMDGQVAAIRKALDDEGFTDVSIMSHSAKHRSNFYSPFRDAAECAPKFGDRKTYQVPYTNAREAMMEVEADINEGVDIVMIKPALSYLDLIAETRRKYNIPVSAYSVSGEYALVKAASQLGYVNEKDITEEILYSIKRAGADMIVTYFAKSASRFLQES, from the coding sequence ATGTCATTTCCTACTAAGAGACTGCGAAGATTAAGAATTTCAAATAAAATGAGAGAGTTAGTTCAACAGACCACACTCTCACCAAAAGACTTCATTTGTCCTGTGTTTGTTCAAGAAGATCTAAAAACAAGAGTCAAAGTCGAATCAATGTCAGAAATTGAGAGATTACCTTTAGATGACATAAATGATGAAGTGGGAACAATTAGTGATTTAGGAATTCCAGCAATAATGCTTTTTGGTATTCCATCACAAAAAGATGAAGCAGGTTCATCGGCATTTGATGATAATGGAATTGTTCAAAAAGCAATATCTCAGATTAGAAAAAATTTTGGCGATAAGATTGTGATCATGGCAGATGTTTGTCTCTGTCAATTTACATCAACTGGACATTGTGGAATAATTCAAGGAGATAAAATTGATAATGACACTAGTCTTGAAACATTATCAAAAATAGCAGTTAGTCAAGCTAAAGCAGGAGTAGATACTGTATCACCATCTGCAATGATGGATGGTCAAGTTGCAGCAATTAGGAAAGCACTTGATGATGAAGGATTTACAGATGTTTCAATAATGTCTCATTCAGCCAAGCATCGCTCAAACTTTTATTCTCCATTTAGAGATGCAGCAGAATGTGCACCAAAATTTGGAGATAGAAAAACTTACCAGGTCCCATATACGAATGCACGAGAAGCCATGATGGAAGTAGAAGCAGACATAAACGAAGGAGTAGACATTGTAATGATAAAGCCTGCATTGTCTTATTTGGATTTGATTGCAGAGACTAGAAGAAAGTATAACATTCCAGTTTCTGCTTATAGCGTTTCAGGAGAATATGCATTAGTAAAGGCAGCTTCACAGTTAGGATATGTCAATGAGAAAGACATTACTGAAGAGATTCTTTACTCTATTAAGAGAGCAGGTGCAGACATGATTGTCACATATTTTGCAAAATCAGCTTCTAGATTTCTTCAGGAATCATGA
- the hemA gene encoding glutamyl-tRNA reductase, with protein MSQNIINARVTFRNSPIHVLEQFTIKDIENAYEQFINHSDLDECVIIQTCNRIELFGKSHQYDLEKIKKTWASITGLEVEVFNENVEFEENQEAIHHLLKLTSGLDSMVIGEEQILGQIKNSITSARKTKASGQHLNTLFDKAIRIGTRIRNSSGIGKGGISVGSMAVKLAEENIDELKTKKVLLIGTGEVSTLVAKSLQRRGYAFDVTSRTIGRSITFCETMGGRPVKFEEVLTGFNNYDVLFVATTAPYFLVTHERLTKAMSNNKKGMMILDLSNPRTVDEKVATIGGVKLMNLDQIAEMVEKNMNARLNKVKSIENIINEEVSVLEASMKRLEAEPLVKDVFKNIESLREKELQKALQMLDEKDEKKIKIIEELTKAVVESIVSTPMNNIRKASEQGNPDIVELAGKLFDYKKQKKAD; from the coding sequence ATGAGTCAAAATATCATTAATGCACGTGTAACTTTTCGTAACTCTCCAATCCATGTTCTTGAACAATTTACAATCAAAGATATTGAAAATGCATATGAGCAATTCATCAATCATTCAGATCTTGATGAATGTGTAATTATTCAGACATGTAATAGAATAGAATTATTTGGAAAATCTCATCAATATGATCTTGAAAAAATCAAAAAAACTTGGGCTTCAATTACAGGATTAGAAGTTGAAGTATTTAATGAAAATGTAGAGTTTGAAGAAAACCAAGAAGCAATTCATCATCTATTAAAACTAACATCGGGATTAGATTCAATGGTTATTGGAGAAGAACAAATACTAGGACAGATAAAAAACTCAATTACATCAGCTAGAAAGACAAAGGCATCAGGCCAACATCTCAACACATTATTTGATAAAGCAATTCGAATTGGTACAAGAATTAGAAATTCTAGCGGAATTGGAAAAGGCGGAATTTCAGTTGGCTCTATGGCGGTAAAGCTTGCAGAGGAAAACATTGATGAATTAAAAACAAAGAAAGTTTTGCTGATTGGAACAGGAGAAGTTTCAACTCTTGTTGCAAAATCATTACAAAGACGAGGATATGCTTTTGATGTAACAAGTAGGACAATAGGAAGATCAATTACGTTTTGTGAAACAATGGGCGGAAGACCAGTTAAATTTGAAGAAGTTCTAACAGGGTTTAACAACTATGATGTACTATTTGTTGCAACCACAGCTCCATATTTTCTTGTAACACATGAAAGATTAACCAAAGCCATGAGCAATAACAAGAAAGGAATGATGATTTTAGATCTATCAAATCCTAGAACAGTAGATGAAAAAGTTGCAACCATAGGAGGAGTGAAACTGATGAATCTGGATCAAATTGCTGAAATGGTTGAAAAGAATATGAATGCTCGATTAAACAAGGTAAAATCCATTGAAAATATAATTAACGAGGAAGTATCTGTATTAGAAGCCTCAATGAAAAGATTAGAAGCAGAACCACTTGTAAAAGACGTATTCAAAAACATAGAAAGTCTTAGAGAAAAAGAACTACAAAAAGCACTTCAAATGCTTGATGAAAAAGATGAAAAGAAAATCAAAATAATTGAAGAGTTAACAAAGGCAGTTGTTGAAAGCATTGTTTCAACCCCAATGAATAACATTAGAAAAGCTTCGGAGCAAGGAAATCCAGATATTGTGGAGCTTGCAGGTAAATTATTTGACTATAAAAAACAGAAAAAGGCAGACTAG
- a CDS encoding bifunctional precorrin-2 dehydrogenase/sirohydrochlorin ferrochelatase: protein MIVDLNLHGKEILIIGGGNEAQKRINSLLNQNCNITVISDSVNSTIKNLGSKKKIKLEKKKMNDTTLISKLNPDIIITTTNDSKLNSKIINFAKKRKIIVYSSDNPEESDFSNPAIIDFEKIIQIAIFTGGRSPAMAKKLKTKSEQIFKKIITKEDLSQIKIQKIARKLAKEQIPTQLERKEYLHAVLADKDIDQLIKDGNLKKAEKRAITILRNWK, encoded by the coding sequence ATGATAGTTGATCTTAATCTCCATGGAAAAGAAATCCTAATAATCGGAGGTGGAAACGAGGCTCAAAAAAGAATCAACTCATTGTTAAACCAAAATTGCAATATTACAGTAATTAGTGATTCTGTAAACTCAACAATCAAAAATCTTGGAAGTAAAAAAAAGATAAAGTTAGAAAAAAAGAAAATGAATGATACTACACTTATTTCAAAATTAAATCCAGATATCATAATTACTACAACAAATGACAGTAAACTTAATTCTAAAATTATCAATTTTGCTAAAAAAAGAAAGATAATTGTTTACAGTTCAGATAATCCTGAAGAGAGTGATTTTTCAAATCCAGCTATAATAGATTTTGAGAAAATCATTCAAATTGCAATATTTACTGGAGGTCGAAGTCCTGCAATGGCAAAAAAACTAAAAACAAAATCAGAGCAGATATTTAAAAAAATAATTACAAAGGAAGATCTTTCTCAAATCAAGATTCAAAAGATCGCAAGAAAACTAGCAAAAGAGCAAATTCCTACTCAATTAGAAAGAAAAGAATACCTACATGCTGTTTTAGCAGACAAAGATATTGATCAATTAATAAAAGACGGAAATCTGAAAAAAGCTGAAAAGCGAGCAATTACAATATTGAGGAACTGGAAATGA
- a CDS encoding Lrp/AsnC family transcriptional regulator, with translation MNEFDKELLNEIQWTFPLVTRPFDAIAKKFDTTPEIVKQHMKNLKEMGVLRQLSAIFDTRKLGYTSSLVAMEIEPDKLEYVANQINRHPGVSHNYERDHEFNLWFTLAVPPGSDLKVELEKFNVLKGIKKVRMLPTLQLFKIGVKLDMVDEKKHEVAPSEAKKEIKHIEFVPTEQDKEFIRELQKDMEIIDEPFVKAAKNLGITEDKLFEKMKYYEEIGVMRRFAAILRHRQVGFTANGMIVWKVPEDRISQVGETLGSFPQVSHCYERPTYPDWPYNVFSMIHCKTHEEANEMAKTIQNQIHVDDYRILFSSREFKKTRVEYFVENSFTLEETVQVS, from the coding sequence ATGAATGAATTTGATAAAGAACTCTTAAATGAAATTCAATGGACTTTTCCACTAGTTACAAGACCCTTTGATGCCATTGCTAAAAAATTTGATACTACTCCAGAAATTGTAAAGCAGCACATGAAAAATCTAAAAGAGATGGGAGTTTTAAGACAACTAAGTGCAATTTTTGATACAAGGAAACTTGGATACACAAGTTCTCTTGTGGCAATGGAGATTGAACCTGATAAACTAGAGTATGTTGCTAATCAAATTAATCGTCATCCTGGTGTCAGTCATAATTATGAGCGTGATCATGAGTTTAATCTCTGGTTTACTTTAGCTGTTCCACCCGGCTCTGATTTGAAAGTAGAATTGGAAAAATTCAATGTTCTTAAAGGAATTAAAAAAGTAAGAATGCTTCCTACATTACAACTATTCAAGATTGGTGTCAAGCTAGACATGGTTGATGAAAAGAAACATGAAGTAGCGCCATCAGAGGCAAAAAAAGAAATTAAACATATTGAATTTGTTCCAACGGAACAAGACAAAGAGTTTATACGAGAATTACAAAAAGACATGGAAATAATTGATGAGCCTTTTGTAAAGGCTGCAAAAAATCTTGGAATTACTGAAGATAAGCTGTTTGAAAAAATGAAATATTATGAAGAGATTGGTGTGATGAGAAGATTTGCTGCAATTTTACGACACAGACAAGTTGGTTTTACTGCTAATGGTATGATCGTATGGAAAGTTCCTGAAGATAGAATTTCTCAAGTAGGAGAAACCTTGGGCTCTTTTCCACAAGTTAGTCACTGCTATGAAAGACCGACATATCCGGATTGGCCATACAATGTATTTTCCATGATCCACTGCAAAACACATGAAGAAGCAAATGAGATGGCAAAAACTATTCAGAATCAAATCCATGTTGATGATTATAGAATCTTGTTTAGTTCTCGCGAATTTAAAAAAACACGTGTTGAATATTTTGTAGAGAATTCATTTACTTTAGAAGAAACAGTTCAAGTATCTTAG
- a CDS encoding aldo/keto reductase, translating into MHYNKLGKSDIKVSEIGFGAWSIALDWWGKKIEEDEAKRMLKKAYDVGINFFETGDMYGKGKSERLIGEVFKDMRDEIVISTKYGYDFESVEQIGHSELPQKFDETFTRNALKNSLERLQTDHLDMYGLHNPKLSHIRDDSIFNVLDDFIKDETIRTYQVALGPAIGWTQEGLEAMDRPNLSAVQTVYNILEQTPGNELMKKAEEKNVGILVRVPEASGILTGKVNAETKIDEKDHRSVRKGEWIKASLQKVEQLKPIAQRNGLNIAELSMKFIMSKKGFASVFPTVVSEEEIVDYAEMTKGEYISASDMKEIQELYDTWPSYELKATPQAN; encoded by the coding sequence ATGCATTACAATAAACTAGGAAAATCAGACATCAAGGTATCAGAGATAGGATTTGGTGCATGGTCTATTGCACTAGATTGGTGGGGGAAGAAAATTGAAGAAGACGAAGCAAAACGAATGCTAAAAAAAGCATACGATGTAGGGATTAACTTTTTTGAAACAGGAGACATGTACGGTAAAGGAAAAAGCGAGAGATTAATCGGTGAAGTTTTCAAAGATATGAGAGATGAAATAGTCATTTCAACAAAATATGGTTATGATTTTGAAAGTGTAGAACAAATCGGTCATAGCGAACTCCCACAAAAATTTGATGAGACATTTACTAGAAATGCATTAAAAAACAGTCTAGAGCGATTACAAACAGATCATCTTGACATGTATGGACTACACAATCCAAAACTATCACATATTCGTGATGATTCTATCTTCAATGTTCTTGATGATTTTATCAAAGATGAAACCATTAGAACATATCAAGTTGCATTAGGTCCAGCAATTGGATGGACACAAGAGGGACTTGAAGCAATGGACAGGCCTAATCTTAGTGCAGTTCAAACAGTGTATAATATTTTAGAGCAAACTCCTGGAAATGAATTGATGAAAAAAGCAGAAGAGAAAAATGTCGGGATCTTAGTTAGAGTTCCAGAAGCATCAGGCATCCTAACAGGTAAAGTTAATGCAGAAACAAAAATTGATGAAAAAGATCATAGATCAGTTAGAAAAGGAGAATGGATTAAAGCGTCACTACAAAAAGTTGAGCAACTAAAACCAATTGCACAGAGAAATGGATTAAACATTGCAGAATTATCTATGAAATTTATTATGTCAAAGAAAGGCTTTGCATCAGTGTTCCCAACAGTTGTTAGTGAAGAAGAGATTGTGGACTATGCAGAGATGACAAAAGGAGAATATATTTCAGCATCAGATATGAAAGAGATTCAAGAGCTATACGACACATGGCCATCCTATGAATTAAAGGCAACTCCGCAAGCAAATTAA
- a CDS encoding chlorite dismutase family protein, whose translation MSESYEQYYFNFSFFKVDPKWRWMADLAKEESAKEVENVIKNSGIMFRSYSNLGLRDDTDFLFWFAAKSVEEIQVAIEKLYKTVFGKYINPSMTYLSCTRPSIYVQEQKSHGFVTGIEPKKHVIVYPFTKTREWYLLPKEKRQEIMDEHIEVSKRYPQVILNTTYSFGIHDEDFMLAFEVDNIRDFQDLIMDLRETQVSTYVKNDVPMIVCVKKDLVPLISSLG comes from the coding sequence ATGTCAGAATCATATGAACAATACTATTTTAATTTCTCATTTTTCAAAGTGGATCCTAAATGGAGATGGATGGCAGATTTGGCAAAAGAAGAATCTGCAAAAGAAGTTGAAAACGTAATAAAAAATTCAGGAATAATGTTTAGATCTTATTCAAATTTAGGATTAAGAGACGATACTGATTTTTTGTTTTGGTTTGCTGCAAAATCAGTTGAAGAGATTCAAGTGGCGATAGAAAAATTATACAAAACAGTTTTTGGAAAATATATCAATCCTTCAATGACATATTTGTCATGCACACGACCATCAATTTATGTTCAAGAACAAAAATCCCATGGTTTTGTCACGGGGATAGAACCCAAAAAACATGTCATAGTATATCCATTTACTAAAACTAGAGAATGGTACCTATTGCCAAAAGAGAAACGTCAAGAAATAATGGATGAGCATATTGAGGTAAGCAAAAGATACCCCCAAGTCATTCTCAACACAACATACTCTTTTGGGATACATGATGAAGATTTCATGCTTGCATTTGAGGTGGACAATATTAGAGATTTTCAGGATCTCATCATGGATTTGAGGGAAACACAAGTTTCCACATATGTAAAAAATGACGTTCCAATGATTGTGTGTGTGAAAAAAGATCTTGTTCCATTAATATCCAGTCTAGGCTAG
- a CDS encoding DUF167 domain-containing protein — MIYTLSVDFTKEFLDIKDNHINIGISSKPIKGEANKELIKKIAKHFQISSSQVKIKKGHKSTEKIIEILQ, encoded by the coding sequence TTGATTTACACACTTAGTGTTGATTTTACCAAAGAATTTTTAGATATAAAGGATAATCATATCAACATAGGAATAAGCTCAAAACCAATCAAAGGGGAAGCAAATAAAGAATTAATTAAAAAAATTGCAAAACATTTCCAAATTTCATCATCACAGGTTAAGATAAAAAAAGGCCATAAATCTACTGAGAAGATTATCGAGATTCTACAATAG
- the sufC gene encoding Fe-S cluster assembly ATPase SufC: MAVLEIKDLHVSREGKEILKGVNLKTGPGEVHAIMGPNGSGKSTLAYTLLAHPKYEVTKGDILLDGESILELSADERAKKGLFLGFQYPTEVSGVGFSHFLRTAYNSLSKAIGGDNREVFITVREFQKYLKENLEKVGLKEEFLSRYLNEGFSGGEKKRAEVLQMAVLKPKISILDEPDSGLDIDAVQAVAQAISKVSGKDATVIVITHYARILKFLDKLDFVHVFARGQVLKTGDASLADKLEAEGYDWVLEQTA; the protein is encoded by the coding sequence ATGGCAGTTTTAGAAATCAAAGATCTTCATGTTTCTAGGGAAGGCAAAGAGATTCTCAAAGGAGTCAATCTAAAGACAGGACCTGGAGAAGTACATGCCATCATGGGACCAAATGGTTCAGGAAAGAGTACATTAGCATATACATTACTTGCACATCCAAAATACGAAGTTACAAAGGGAGATATTTTATTAGATGGAGAGAGTATTTTAGAATTATCAGCTGATGAGAGAGCAAAGAAAGGACTGTTCTTAGGTTTTCAATATCCAACAGAAGTTTCAGGGGTAGGATTTTCCCATTTTCTAAGAACAGCATATAATTCATTGAGTAAAGCAATAGGAGGAGACAATAGAGAAGTATTCATCACAGTAAGAGAATTTCAAAAATATCTAAAAGAGAATTTAGAAAAAGTCGGATTAAAAGAAGAGTTTCTTTCAAGATATCTTAACGAAGGGTTCTCAGGAGGAGAAAAGAAACGAGCAGAAGTTTTACAAATGGCTGTACTAAAACCAAAGATTTCAATTTTAGATGAACCAGATTCAGGATTAGATATTGATGCAGTCCAAGCAGTAGCACAAGCAATCAGTAAAGTATCTGGAAAAGATGCAACAGTTATTGTAATTACTCACTATGCCAGAATTCTAAAATTCTTAGACAAGTTAGACTTTGTTCATGTATTTGCCAGAGGACAGGTATTGAAAACAGGAGATGCATCCCTTGCAGATAAATTAGAAGCAGAGGGATATGACTGGGTATTAGAGCAAACAGCATAA
- a CDS encoding TFIIB-type zinc ribbon-containing protein — MNILEPQSCPECQSSLVDDMQNGEIICSGCGVVVADQIADSGPETISSNLEDKMKLARATGQTTYSQHDLGITTEISISTKDFSGKTINHEVANQMHNLRKWQQRVRVASPRERRLANVLSKMGETCNDLSLSKNVLETASMIYRNLDGYVDVKGKSVVSITAATIYMACKQCSVVRSLEEICRGICPPKDVKSKTKLAARYYRTMVMEMGQLTAPVVTMDKYISKIANMTQTEVRVERLALEIAEKTKESNIADGKAPNGIAAAYLYVASVLLGQNVLQRDVSSIAGVTEVTIRNRCKEILTSYKLKITLRPSLAKF, encoded by the coding sequence ATGAACATACTTGAACCCCAAAGCTGTCCTGAATGTCAATCATCATTAGTTGATGACATGCAGAATGGTGAAATAATCTGCTCTGGTTGCGGTGTAGTAGTTGCTGACCAGATTGCAGACAGTGGTCCAGAAACAATTAGCTCAAATCTCGAAGACAAGATGAAGTTAGCAAGAGCAACAGGACAAACAACTTATTCTCAACATGATTTGGGAATAACAACAGAGATTTCAATCAGTACAAAAGACTTTAGCGGAAAAACAATCAATCATGAAGTTGCAAATCAAATGCACAATCTAAGAAAATGGCAACAAAGAGTCAGAGTTGCCTCTCCAAGAGAGAGACGACTTGCAAATGTTTTATCAAAGATGGGTGAAACATGCAATGATCTTAGCCTTTCAAAGAACGTCTTAGAAACAGCTTCAATGATTTACAGAAACTTGGATGGATATGTAGATGTAAAAGGAAAATCAGTTGTCAGTATTACGGCAGCTACAATTTACATGGCATGCAAACAATGTTCAGTTGTAAGATCCCTTGAAGAAATTTGTAGAGGAATTTGTCCACCAAAAGACGTAAAATCAAAAACAAAACTTGCAGCTAGATATTATAGAACCATGGTAATGGAAATGGGACAATTAACTGCCCCAGTTGTAACCATGGACAAATACATCTCAAAGATAGCAAACATGACACAAACTGAGGTCAGAGTTGAAAGACTAGCCTTAGAAATTGCAGAAAAAACTAAAGAAAGTAACATTGCAGATGGAAAAGCACCAAATGGAATTGCAGCAGCATATCTGTATGTAGCCTCAGTTCTACTTGGACAAAACGTCCTTCAAAGAGACGTTTCAAGCATCGCAGGAGTTACAGAAGTCACTATCAGAAATAGATGTAAAGAGATTCTTACAAGCTACAAACTCAAAATTACTTTGAGACCATCTCTGGCCAAATTTTAA
- a CDS encoding H/ACA ribonucleoprotein complex subunit GAR1, with translation MQEVGEIMHLAGSGRVIIQLSKELVEGQILCDEKGTRVAKVMELIGPVKRPFASATPLTNSIKKYIGKSVFAAEYSPDNSKKKFRRRKK, from the coding sequence TTGCAGGAGGTAGGCGAAATAATGCACCTAGCCGGTAGCGGCAGGGTAATCATTCAACTATCTAAAGAACTAGTTGAAGGACAAATACTCTGTGACGAAAAAGGTACTAGAGTTGCAAAAGTAATGGAATTGATAGGTCCAGTAAAAAGACCATTTGCATCAGCAACGCCGTTAACAAATAGCATCAAAAAATACATTGGCAAAAGTGTATTTGCCGCTGAATATTCCCCTGACAATTCAAAGAAAAAATTTAGGAGACGAAAAAAATGA
- a CDS encoding signal recognition particle subunit SRP19/SEC65 family protein, whose amino-acid sequence MKDYEHVVVWLDYFNKNLKKSKGRRVGLNKCVFDPSLKELMDATKDAGFEIKESDDKVRFPRRPFVRSGYVILPKGSSKTTILNKISEKLVARRTKQSK is encoded by the coding sequence ATGAAAGATTACGAGCATGTCGTAGTCTGGTTGGATTATTTTAATAAGAATTTAAAAAAATCAAAAGGCAGAAGAGTTGGGTTAAACAAATGTGTGTTTGATCCCTCATTAAAAGAATTAATGGATGCCACAAAAGATGCAGGATTTGAAATTAAAGAATCAGATGATAAAGTTAGATTTCCAAGAAGACCATTTGTAAGATCAGGGTATGTGATTTTACCAAAAGGATCCTCTAAGACAACTATTCTTAACAAAATTTCAGAAAAACTGGTAGCAAGAAGAACCAAACAATCAAAATAA
- a CDS encoding 30S ribosomal protein S8e: protein MRKSVENLATSKITGGRRHPLRIRRKYETDRYPNEAVNAAQVTVTRRVRGKNSKTALKSIDFVNLATGNAKVKKTKIIKVLENATNNDYQRRGIITKGAILETQEGKCKVVSRPGQNGIANAILLKE, encoded by the coding sequence GTGAGAAAATCAGTAGAGAATTTAGCAACCAGTAAAATAACTGGAGGAAGAAGACATCCATTAAGAATTAGAAGAAAATATGAAACTGATAGGTATCCAAATGAAGCTGTAAATGCAGCTCAAGTAACTGTAACAAGAAGAGTTCGTGGAAAAAATAGTAAAACGGCATTAAAGTCAATTGATTTTGTTAATCTTGCAACAGGTAATGCTAAAGTAAAGAAAACAAAAATAATCAAAGTTTTAGAAAATGCTACAAATAATGATTATCAAAGAAGAGGCATCATTACAAAAGGTGCAATACTAGAAACACAAGAAGGAAAATGCAAAGTAGTTTCTAGACCAGGACAAAACGGAATAGCAAACGCAATTTTACTAAAGGAATAA
- a CDS encoding SMC-Scp complex subunit ScpB gives MAKIENLDEATARIEAALYSAGRPLKIEDIIRASGTESRTKTLDLLNSIMKKTKSVFKALEVVILPDGSYVMQLKPEYSATVKRYASKPILPNATLKTLSYIAYMQPISSKQLVETRGSGVYAHLKELRQLDFINHQNVGRMKIYTTTEKFQKYFGIQGDVEDLKQRLFSKVRKTASMRQTPTPQMVSELN, from the coding sequence TTGGCAAAAATAGAAAATCTTGATGAGGCAACAGCAAGGATAGAGGCTGCACTGTATTCAGCAGGTAGGCCATTAAAAATAGAAGATATTATTCGAGCCTCAGGCACAGAATCAAGAACAAAAACTCTTGATTTACTCAACAGTATAATGAAAAAAACAAAGTCAGTATTCAAAGCACTTGAAGTAGTAATTCTTCCAGATGGCTCCTATGTTATGCAGTTAAAACCAGAATATAGCGCAACTGTGAAAAGATATGCATCAAAGCCAATTTTACCAAATGCCACACTAAAGACATTATCATACATTGCATACATGCAACCAATTTCATCAAAACAACTTGTAGAAACAAGAGGATCTGGAGTTTATGCACATCTTAAAGAATTAAGACAGTTAGATTTTATCAATCACCAAAATGTCGGAAGAATGAAAATTTACACAACAACTGAAAAGTTCCAAAAATATTTTGGAATTCAAGGAGATGTAGAAGATCTAAAACAAAGACTATTTTCCAAAGTTAGAAAAACGGCCAGTATGAGACAAACTCCTACCCCACAAATGGTTTCAGAACTAAACTAA
- a CDS encoding chromosome segregation protein ScpA: protein MSEAETPNSISQEPVNILFSPTSVAKKDVWEIDLIQILNLLIKILEKSGKKDLKVAGMAALSSSLIYRMKVESIFALQRAAMEKKPMHQRTDVDIELIDFPYRHESTYPVSLDDLLGLLQNLIGTIANPQLRRNRQLDIEPIEAPDFKDYFISLESIIGKYEDLIMKKIKDAGFGLLQDIIVDLDEIDSIRCFFAVLFLARDQKVDLEQAGDDIKIIAIKEELTN, encoded by the coding sequence GTGAGTGAAGCAGAAACACCAAATAGTATTTCTCAAGAACCAGTAAATATTCTATTTAGTCCTACATCTGTTGCAAAAAAAGATGTTTGGGAAATTGATCTTATTCAAATTTTGAATTTATTAATAAAAATTCTCGAAAAATCAGGCAAAAAAGATCTCAAAGTTGCCGGAATGGCAGCTCTCTCATCATCTTTAATTTATAGAATGAAAGTTGAGAGTATTTTTGCATTACAAAGAGCTGCAATGGAGAAAAAACCAATGCACCAAAGAACAGATGTAGATATTGAATTAATTGATTTTCCATACAGACATGAATCAACATACCCTGTATCATTAGATGATTTATTGGGATTGTTACAAAATCTAATTGGAACAATTGCAAATCCTCAGTTAAGAAGAAACAGACAGTTAGATATCGAACCAATAGAAGCTCCAGATTTCAAAGATTATTTTATCTCACTTGAGAGCATTATTGGAAAATATGAGGATTTGATAATGAAAAAAATTAAAGATGCAGGATTTGGACTACTACAGGACATCATCGTAGATCTTGATGAGATTGATTCTATTAGATGCTTTTTTGCGGTACTATTTTTGGCAAGGGATCAAAAAGTAGATTTAGAACAAGCAGGAGACGACATCAAAATTATTGCAATAAAAGAAGAGTTAACAAATTGA